The following proteins come from a genomic window of Candidatus Saccharibacteria bacterium oral taxon 488:
- the ruvA gene encoding Holliday junction branch migration protein RuvA, protein MIAHLSGTIAEKFGAGSIVIDVHDVGYEVSVSAGDFEAVALDQDAKFYTYHHVREQAEELFGFSSLAAKKLFEMLITVQGVGPKAALAILSLGDAEHVRNAIANADSAFVQKAAGVGKKTAERVVVDLSDKVGLPTQYGRAAAPVQTELNTSDEALEALMALGYTLADATKALENIDVNLPTAQRVTEALKK, encoded by the coding sequence GTGATCGCCCACCTCTCTGGCACGATCGCTGAAAAGTTTGGCGCGGGCAGCATCGTGATTGACGTTCACGACGTCGGCTATGAAGTGAGCGTGTCGGCTGGTGATTTCGAGGCGGTGGCGCTGGATCAAGACGCTAAGTTTTATACCTATCATCATGTGCGTGAGCAAGCGGAAGAATTGTTTGGCTTTTCAAGTCTGGCAGCGAAGAAATTGTTTGAAATGCTGATCACCGTTCAGGGTGTCGGGCCGAAGGCGGCGCTAGCCATTCTCAGCCTTGGCGATGCGGAGCACGTACGCAACGCTATTGCTAACGCCGATAGCGCCTTCGTGCAAAAAGCTGCTGGTGTCGGCAAAAAAACTGCTGAGCGCGTGGTGGTTGATTTGAGCGATAAAGTTGGCCTACCGACGCAGTACGGCCGAGCGGCCGCGCCAGTCCAGACTGAATTGAATACTTCCGACGAAGCGTTAGAGGCACTAATGGCGCTGGGCTACACCTTGGCTGACGCCACCAAGGCGCTGGAAAATATCGATGTCAACCTGCCAACGGCACAGCGGGTGACCGAGGCGTTGAAGAAGTAG
- a CDS encoding DUF262 domain-containing protein, which produces MEDTKFSLNQTPISTILAWVESGAIAIPEIQRPFVWMSWQVRDLMDSLYQGYPVGYIITWQNPDVKLKDGSTSQGKRILIDGQQRITALRAAISGLDVIDKKYKKKRIAISFNPLTEEFRTRTVSTIRGKEWISDIAEVMVNGYDTLTFVEEYAEKNPSLTRQEVNTRLNRLIQIKNKQIGEIQLSPSLDINIVNEIFVRINASGVNLSNADFAMSKIAVYENEPGDEMGMKLRKFIDYFAHLSVAPEQFDIIKENDTEFAKTDYFTKISWLKNETDDLYDPSYNDIIRVVGLTQFARGKLGDIVALLSGRNFETRQDEKEIADESFRKLEKGLYQFTNENKFKHFVQNILRGSGYDEPSMLIARNAVNYAYAMYLRLFDIGENHAEANSLVRRLLAISLLTGRHSGSFETKFEQDIKRIQNPGDLAKFVATLEKQELSDIFWNSTLVDELDKPTINNPFWHMFVAAQNKLLKQGFLSKNNIARDLATDDVHHIFPKNYLVKHGYDKTKYNRIANFVHLRNDINISVGDLAPRDYLSDILSNKNDHHSDITGEDELKSNFSDNAIPILLMKAVAVDYEEFLKQRQRLMAKMLKEYYRSL; this is translated from the coding sequence ATGGAAGATACAAAATTTTCTCTTAATCAAACGCCAATTAGCACTATTCTGGCCTGGGTAGAAAGCGGTGCAATTGCTATTCCGGAGATCCAGCGGCCGTTTGTATGGATGAGTTGGCAGGTACGCGATTTGATGGATTCGTTATATCAAGGCTATCCAGTCGGCTATATCATTACTTGGCAAAACCCAGACGTGAAGCTGAAGGATGGGTCGACGTCGCAGGGCAAACGTATTTTGATTGATGGCCAGCAACGTATCACTGCACTCAGGGCAGCGATTAGCGGGCTTGATGTGATAGATAAAAAATATAAGAAAAAACGGATTGCTATATCGTTTAATCCGCTGACTGAGGAGTTTCGTACTCGTACAGTTTCAACTATTCGCGGTAAAGAATGGATTAGCGATATTGCTGAAGTGATGGTAAACGGCTATGATACGCTGACGTTTGTTGAAGAATATGCAGAAAAAAATCCGTCGTTAACGCGCCAAGAGGTTAATACGCGACTTAACCGTTTGATCCAAATTAAAAATAAGCAAATTGGCGAAATCCAGCTTAGTCCGTCTTTGGATATCAATATAGTAAATGAAATATTTGTCCGAATTAATGCCAGCGGCGTTAATCTCAGTAATGCCGATTTTGCAATGAGTAAAATTGCGGTTTATGAGAACGAGCCGGGCGATGAAATGGGCATGAAACTCCGTAAATTTATTGATTATTTTGCACATCTGTCGGTTGCCCCCGAGCAGTTTGATATTATTAAGGAAAACGATACAGAATTTGCTAAAACTGATTATTTTACGAAAATATCTTGGCTTAAAAATGAAACAGACGACCTGTATGACCCATCATATAATGATATTATTCGGGTTGTTGGTTTGACGCAGTTTGCAAGGGGCAAACTTGGCGATATCGTGGCATTGCTTTCGGGCCGTAATTTTGAAACTCGCCAGGATGAAAAAGAAATTGCTGACGAGTCCTTCCGAAAGCTTGAGAAGGGTTTGTACCAATTTACAAACGAAAATAAATTTAAGCATTTTGTGCAAAACATTTTGCGCGGCAGCGGTTATGACGAACCTAGTATGTTGATTGCTCGCAATGCCGTTAATTACGCCTATGCAATGTACCTGCGGCTATTTGATATTGGCGAAAATCATGCCGAAGCTAATTCGCTAGTTCGTAGATTGCTGGCAATTTCGTTACTGACTGGTCGCCATTCCGGTAGTTTTGAAACTAAGTTTGAGCAGGATATTAAACGGATTCAAAATCCTGGAGATTTGGCTAAATTTGTTGCTACGCTGGAAAAGCAGGAATTATCTGATATATTTTGGAACTCAACATTGGTTGACGAGCTTGATAAGCCGACGATAAATAATCCGTTTTGGCACATGTTTGTTGCGGCGCAGAATAAATTACTAAAGCAAGGCTTCTTGTCGAAAAATAATATTGCCAGAGATTTGGCGACTGATGACGTGCATCACATTTTTCCTAAAAATTATTTAGTTAAGCATGGCTATGATAAAACTAAATACAATAGAATTGCTAATTTTGTACATCTGCGCAATGATATAAATATTTCAGTCGGAGATTTAGCCCCTCGCGATTACTTAAGCGATATTTTAAGTAATAAAAATGACCATCACAGTGATATTACTGGCGAGGATGAACTAAAAAGCAACTTTAGTGATAATGCAATTCCAATTTTATTAATGAAGGCGGTGGCCGTTGATTATGAAGAATTTTTAAAACAGCGGCAGCGACTGATGGCTAAGATGCTAAAAGAATATTACAGGAGCTTATAA
- the ruvB gene encoding Holliday junction branch migration DNA helicase RuvB: protein MAIQRIVDTSPHDDDSEEQRIEVSLRPQSFNEYVGQERLKRNLRLAIDAAKKRGEPLDHVLLYGPPGLGKTTMATVIANEMGTNLRITSGPAIEKAGDLASILTNLADGDILFIDEIHRLGRAVEEILYSAMEDFKLDIVIGKGPAARSIRLDLPRFTVIGATTRTGSLAAPLRDRFGHIYRLEFYEPEDIAKIVTRSAAILESSIRREAANLLSTRARLTPRIANRLLKRVRDYADINGDGIIDVKTTTSALEMLEVDELGLDPADRNLLQSILENYGDNPVGLTTIAALTGDEATTIEDFYEPYLLQIGFIERTPRGRRVTPKAKKHINML from the coding sequence ATGGCAATTCAAAGAATAGTCGATACCAGCCCGCATGACGACGATTCCGAGGAGCAGCGGATTGAAGTCAGTCTGCGCCCGCAGAGTTTTAATGAATATGTTGGCCAGGAGCGATTGAAACGTAATTTGCGCTTAGCGATTGACGCGGCGAAGAAGCGCGGTGAGCCATTGGATCATGTGCTGCTGTACGGCCCGCCAGGATTGGGCAAGACCACCATGGCGACAGTGATCGCTAACGAGATGGGGACAAATTTGCGCATCACCAGCGGCCCGGCCATTGAAAAGGCGGGTGATTTGGCGTCAATTTTGACGAATTTGGCGGACGGCGACATTTTGTTCATCGATGAAATTCATCGACTCGGCCGGGCAGTGGAAGAGATTTTATATTCGGCGATGGAAGATTTCAAGCTGGATATCGTCATCGGTAAAGGCCCGGCAGCCCGGTCAATTCGGTTGGATTTGCCGCGGTTTACGGTCATCGGCGCGACAACGCGGACGGGTAGTTTGGCAGCGCCGCTGCGCGATCGGTTTGGACATATTTACCGACTGGAATTTTACGAGCCAGAGGATATCGCTAAAATTGTGACACGGAGTGCAGCCATCCTGGAGTCGTCGATTCGGCGCGAAGCAGCGAACCTGTTGTCGACACGGGCTCGCTTGACACCGCGCATCGCTAATCGCCTGCTCAAGCGCGTGCGCGACTATGCCGACATCAACGGCGATGGCATAATTGATGTAAAAACGACAACGAGTGCTTTGGAAATGTTGGAAGTGGACGAGCTGGGATTGGACCCAGCCGACCGCAATTTACTACAGTCAATTCTGGAAAATTATGGTGATAATCCGGTGGGGCTGACGACCATTGCTGCGCTGACAGGTGACGAAGCGACGACGATTGAAGACTTTTACGAGCCGTATTTGCTACAAATTGGCTTTATCGAACGCACGCCGCGCGGCCGGCGGGTGACGCCAAAGGCGAAAAAACACATCAATATGCTATAA